AAGTGCTTCATCTGATTCTAAATTTTGTTTTTCGTTACGACGTTCTGCCATAAAATAAATAGCAGGAAGAACGAAGAGTGTTAAAATAGTCGAGAACATTAAACCGTATACGATTACAGTTGCAAGAGGCCGCTGTACATCCGAGCCAATTCCGGTAGCTAATGAAGCAGGAAACAGTCCGATTACCGCAACAGTTGCTGTCATTAATACTGGTCTAAAACGATCTTTAGCTCCTTTTGTTACGGCAAGTTTCAGCTCATATCCTTTTTTACGAAGGTCATTGATATGAGAAATCATAATCACTCCATTCTGAATGGCGACTCCAAAAAGGGCAATAAATCCTACAGCTGAAGATACGTTCAAAGACATTCCACGTATATTAAGGGCAAGCATACCTCCAAACAAAGCCAGCGGAACAATAGACATTAATACCAATGCTTGTTTGAAGTCTCCGAAAGCTCCATATAATAGCAGGAACATAATAGCTAATGCCAGCGGAACAATGAATGCCAATCTGGAATAAGCCCTATTTTGGTTTTCAAACTGTCCACCCCATTTGATCTGGTACTTTTCATGATCATATTTGATGTCTTTTTCAATCTTGTCCTGAGCTTTTTTCAGGAAAGAAGAAAGGTCTGTTCCCCTTAAATTCAATTTTACGGTAAGATGTCTCTTATTCATTTCGCGGGTAATTGTACTTTCTCCGGTGCTTAATTTTACTTCTGCTACTTGAGATAAAGGGATTTTAGCTCCTGAAGCTGAGGTTAACATCAGGTTTCCTATTTTATCAGGAGTATCACGGCTGTCTTCAGTGTAACGACAAGAAATATCGTAGACTTTATTGCCGATAAAGATCTGCGAGATTGCTTTTCCACCTAAAGCAACTTCAATAAGGTCGGCCACATCGGCTACATTCAATCCATATTGAGCGATTTTATCCCTGTCTGCAATGATTTGAAGCTGAGGCAGTGGAGGTTCCTGGTCAATGGCAAGGTCTGCAGAGCCCGGAACTTTATTTAAAGTAGACAACACATTTTCAGCAATTCTTCTGGTTTCTTTGAAATCTTCTCCATATACCTTTACCACCAATTCACTGTGTGCTCCGGAAATTTTATCCATTACTCCGTCAATCATAGGTTGAGAGAAACCTACTGTAAACCCTGGCATTTCTTTGTAATCAGCAGCTAATTCTTTGATAAGATCAGCTTTCGTTTTCCCGGATGGCCATTCATCATAAGGCTTTATTCCCACAGAAACTTCAAAATGAGAAGCCGTCCATGGATCAGTTCCGTCATCGTTACGGCCAGCCTGAACCATCATATAAGTGATTTCCGAATGTTTCAATGTCCTGGCGCGTAAGGTATCACTCATTTCTTTTGCTTTGGCTAGAGAAATGCCTGGAGGTAACTGTACCTGCAGCCATATAGAACCTTCATCCAGTTCCGGAAGGAAGTCTTTTCCTACAGTATAAGAAAGTACTCCGGCAGATAATAAAACGATAGTGACCGGGATCATTACTTTTTTAGGGGTTTGCATTATTTTTTCAATTCTTTTACCATAGGCTGTGCTTACTTTTTCAAGCCACTTGTTGTGATATATTTTTTGTGGTTTTCGATAGATCACATAAGCTAAACCTGGAATAAGGAGCAATGCTACAGCAAGAGCACCCAATAGAGCATATCCTACTGTAAATGCCATGGGAGTAAAGAGCTTTTTCTCTACTCTTTCGAAGGCAAATAATGGAAGATAAGCTGTAATAATGATAATCGTAGAAAAGAAGATAGGTTTTGCCACTTCAATCACCCTTTGTGTAATTGTTTTTTCTTCTAATGGTTCTTCAGAATTTTCCTCTCTTTTTTTCAGAATTGTTTCCAGCATTACAATGGCTCCGTCTACAATAATTCCAAAATCAATAGCTCCCAATGAAAGAAGGTTAGCCGGAATATTGGTAAAATGCATTAAAATAAATGCAAATAATAAAGAAAGCGGAATGGTGATAGCTACCAATAAAGCACCTCTCCAACTTCCCAGAAATACGATCAGGACAATAATAACAAGTACAATTCCTTCAGTAAGCGTATGAGAAACTGTATGAAGCGTAGTACTTACAAGATCTGTTCTGTCAAGGAAAGGGTGAATTTTTACACCAGGAGGAAGGGTTTCATTGTTTAGTTCGTCAATAGCTTGATGAACACCTTCCAATACCTGGGATGGGTTTTGCCCTCTCAATAATAAAACGATACCTTCTACACTTTCCGGATAGTTTCTCTTTCGGTCTGTATATCCCAGAATTCCTTTTCGTTCCAGGTTTCCGTATTTCAATGTTCCTACATCATTCAGGAATACCGGAACACCATTTTCTGTTTTTACTACAATTTTCCCAAGGTCATTTAGATCTTTCACAAGACCTATTCCTCGAATAACGTAGGCTAAGTTTCCACGAGGAAGCATGCTTCCCCCGGCGCTTACATTATTTTTTGAAATGGTTTCGGTGACTTCCGATAATGAAAGGCCATATTGTTCAAGCTTGTGAGGATCTAATTCTACTTGAAACTGAGTGGTAATCCCACCAAAATTGGTCACATCTGCGATGCCGGAAACCTGCTTGATACGGGGAATGATTACAAATTTTTGTAAATCTGTAAGCTCCCGCAAACTGTGATTATTACTTTCAATAATATAACGGTACACTTCGCCAACAGGAGAAGTAAGAGGATCTAGTCCAGGCTGTGCTCCATAAGGAAGAGTAACATCCGTAAGTCTTTCCTGAATACGCTGTCTTGCCCAATAATCATCTATACCATCATCAAAAACCATGGTAATCATAGAGAGTCCGAAGGTACTTTTGCTTCGCATAACATGCATTCCCGGGAGACCATTAAGAGCTCTTTCCAAAGGAATGGTAATTTGTTGTTCTACTTCTTCAGCAGCCAATCCGGGAACCTGGGTAACCACCTGCGAAGTTACATCAGCAATATCAGGATAAGCTTCTACGGATAATTTGGTCCAGGAATAATAGCCAAAGAACCCCAATAAAAGGAAGAGTGCCAACATCAGCCACCTCTTCTGTATAGAGATTGTCAAAAGTTTTTTCATGTTCTTAATAGATATTGTGTACAGTACGTATAAGGATATGTATTGTACTTTTTTACATCAGTTCATTGTACACTATTTCGCATCCAGCATATAAATTCCGCCTTCGGTCATAATGGTATCACCTACTTTTAATCCGGAAGTAATTCTTACCATTTTCTGATCCGTTTCTCCGGTGGTTACCGAACGTTTGGCAAATTGATTCTTACCCGTTTTTATCCACACATATTGAGAACTGTCTTGTTGCATTAATGCGCTGATTGGAATCATAATGGTTTTTTCAGGAGTAGTAGCAAAATTAACCGTGGCATACATGCCGGGTTTTAATTTCCTATCCGGATTATCACATTCAATAAGGACTTTTATGCTTCGGGTGTTTTCATCTACCACTTCATTGATGTGGTACACTTTCCCGGTAATATTTCTGTCGGGATAAGCGCTTACTTTTACAGAAACATGGTCTCCGATATTGACAAAACGAATGTCTTTTTCCTTTACATCCCCTGAAATCCATACTTTGGATAATTCTGCAATGATGATGACAGGATCAGCATCACTTTTAAGAAATTGACCGTTGACAATTTTATTGGAAATAATTTCGCCATTAATTGGGGCTCTTACAATAAGAGGACTCCCGATACCTCCGCCTTTACTGTTATAAACCTTCAATGCAGAAGAAGCATTAGACAATGATGTTTTTTTATTTTTAAAATCTGTTTCTGCCTCGTCAAGTTCTTTCTGGATACCGACTCCGTGTTTTACCAGATCTTGTTGACGTTTGTAATTTTTCTCCGCAAGCTGTACATCGTTCAATGCATCTGTGTAATCTTTCTGAACAGAAAAATAATCAGAAGAAAGTATTTCAAAAAGCGGACTGTTTGCCGAAACATTTTGTCCAAGTCGAATGAAAGACTTTGTAATTCTTCCTGAGAATGGACTGGCAATTTCTGCATAATGATTGGGAATGGCCTGAATTGTTCCGGCAGAAACTACCCCGTCACTATGTTCTTGTTCAGAGACTATTTCTGTTTTTATTTTTTTTAATACCGGATTGTTTTCAGGGACGATTACATTCTCCCCCTTTACCAGGAGATCCTGATCCTGAGAATCTTCACTTTTGGGATTTTTACAAGAGGTAATAAATGTCAAAAGTACTATTGTGAATACTGATTTTCTCATATAAGATGTTTATAACCACTAATTTAATTCTAATTTATTTTTATTTCAATATATTGTGATATTTGTTTAGAATACCTGTAATACTTATTTTTTGCCGTTGCAAAAGTATTTCCATCCTTTCTGATAGCTGGTTAGAGAACCTTTAGAATGCTATTAGAAAACTATTAGAAAAGATGAAATCTCTAAGGGATTATAGCCATTGCCCGAATTTTTTAATAAACCATTGTTTCACAAATTGGGTAAGAATACAATACCCGGTAAGAATTCCTATCAGGTAAGGAAAATAAGTGAAAGGTAAAGGCTGTATTTTCAGATATCCTGCCCATGGAGTGAAAGGAATCATAATTCCGATCAACATGATTAAGCTTGTTAATGCTACCACTGGTGCAGCAGCCCAGCTTTGGATAAATGGAATCTTTTTGGTTCTGATAATATGAACAATCAGGGTTTGAGACAACAGTCCTTCCACAAACCATCCGGTCTGAAATAAACTCTGTTGCTCTGGTGCGTTGGCTTTGAAAATAAAGTACATCACAGCAAATGTCACATAATCAAAAATGGAACTCAACGGGCCTATATATAGCATGAATTTTTTAATACTATCGGCTTCCCATTTTTTGGGTTGCTCCAGAAAATCTTTATCCATCGTATCCCAAGGAATTGAAGATTGTGAAATATCATACAACAGATTCTGAGTCAAAATTTGTAGAGGCAACATTGGTAGAAAGGGAAGCAATGCACTGGCACCAATCATACTGAACATATTTCCAAAGTTGCTGCTAGCTGTCATTTTTATATATTTAATAATATTACCAAATGTTCTGCGGCCATAAATAACTCCGCTTCTCAGCACCATTAAGTCTTTTTCGAGCAGAATGATATCTGCACTTTCTTTGGCAATGTCTGCTCCGGTATCTACAGAAATTCCGACATCTGCTTCTTTAATGGCAGCTGCATCATTGATTCCGTCTCCCATAAATCCAACAGTATGACCTTTGGATCTTAATATTTTTACAATGCGTTGTTTTTGTAATGGGCTTACCTTGGCAAAAACGGAATATAAATCCATATCTTTGCTGAGTTCTTCATCGCTCATATCCTCCAGTTGATCACCAAGCATGATTGTATTGATGGGAATGCCTACATCATTACATATTTTTTTAGCAACAATATCATTGTCTCCGGTAATCACTTTTACTTCAATACCTAATTTATGCAAGGCTTTGATACTGGGTTCTGCAG
This is a stretch of genomic DNA from Chryseobacterium tructae. It encodes these proteins:
- a CDS encoding efflux RND transporter permease subunit; amino-acid sequence: MKKLLTISIQKRWLMLALFLLLGFFGYYSWTKLSVEAYPDIADVTSQVVTQVPGLAAEEVEQQITIPLERALNGLPGMHVMRSKSTFGLSMITMVFDDGIDDYWARQRIQERLTDVTLPYGAQPGLDPLTSPVGEVYRYIIESNNHSLRELTDLQKFVIIPRIKQVSGIADVTNFGGITTQFQVELDPHKLEQYGLSLSEVTETISKNNVSAGGSMLPRGNLAYVIRGIGLVKDLNDLGKIVVKTENGVPVFLNDVGTLKYGNLERKGILGYTDRKRNYPESVEGIVLLLRGQNPSQVLEGVHQAIDELNNETLPPGVKIHPFLDRTDLVSTTLHTVSHTLTEGIVLVIIVLIVFLGSWRGALLVAITIPLSLLFAFILMHFTNIPANLLSLGAIDFGIIVDGAIVMLETILKKREENSEEPLEEKTITQRVIEVAKPIFFSTIIIITAYLPLFAFERVEKKLFTPMAFTVGYALLGALAVALLLIPGLAYVIYRKPQKIYHNKWLEKVSTAYGKRIEKIMQTPKKVMIPVTIVLLSAGVLSYTVGKDFLPELDEGSIWLQVQLPPGISLAKAKEMSDTLRARTLKHSEITYMMVQAGRNDDGTDPWTASHFEVSVGIKPYDEWPSGKTKADLIKELAADYKEMPGFTVGFSQPMIDGVMDKISGAHSELVVKVYGEDFKETRRIAENVLSTLNKVPGSADLAIDQEPPLPQLQIIADRDKIAQYGLNVADVADLIEVALGGKAISQIFIGNKVYDISCRYTEDSRDTPDKIGNLMLTSASGAKIPLSQVAEVKLSTGESTITREMNKRHLTVKLNLRGTDLSSFLKKAQDKIEKDIKYDHEKYQIKWGGQFENQNRAYSRLAFIVPLALAIMFLLLYGAFGDFKQALVLMSIVPLALFGGMLALNIRGMSLNVSSAVGFIALFGVAIQNGVIMISHINDLRKKGYELKLAVTKGAKDRFRPVLMTATVAVIGLFPASLATGIGSDVQRPLATVIVYGLMFSTILTLFVLPAIYFMAERRNEKQNLESDEALTYEN
- a CDS encoding efflux RND transporter periplasmic adaptor subunit yields the protein MRKSVFTIVLLTFITSCKNPKSEDSQDQDLLVKGENVIVPENNPVLKKIKTEIVSEQEHSDGVVSAGTIQAIPNHYAEIASPFSGRITKSFIRLGQNVSANSPLFEILSSDYFSVQKDYTDALNDVQLAEKNYKRQQDLVKHGVGIQKELDEAETDFKNKKTSLSNASSALKVYNSKGGGIGSPLIVRAPINGEIISNKIVNGQFLKSDADPVIIIAELSKVWISGDVKEKDIRFVNIGDHVSVKVSAYPDRNITGKVYHINEVVDENTRSIKVLIECDNPDRKLKPGMYATVNFATTPEKTIMIPISALMQQDSSQYVWIKTGKNQFAKRSVTTGETDQKMVRITSGLKVGDTIMTEGGIYMLDAK